The genomic DNA AAGGGTGTTATGCCAAATATTCAATTAGCCAAATGGAGAACCATGATTCAGTTTGCCCTTATAAGATGATTCCTTGTGAACAAAAATGCTCGGCTAGCCTCATGAGACGTGTTATGGATAGACACTGCATAACTGTCTGCCCGATGAAGCTTGTGAACTGCCCTTTCTATTCAGTGGGTTGCAAATCTGCCATACCCCAATGTAAGATTGAAGAACATCGTTCCTCGGACTTTCATTCTCACCTGCTATATATTCTTCAAGGCATTCACAAGGAAGCATCTGTAGAGGTTCTAAGAAAACGAGTGGAGCAACTACTACAGGTGAGTTAAGATATGATTGTGAATATTTTGCCCTATATAcgtatttcttttttattttttgaatctaAAATACAACCGATTTCTAAATATCAAATGAGATATAAATTACTATCTAAGCATTGGATATCTTTTTGTTGTTGTTTCTTTGCATGACCATTACATGAGATATCATGATGAAAAGACTTTACAGAACCATATAACATCATAACTTTTATGACTAACTCCAATTTCTCTCTCAAAACAATCATATTAGGAGAAACCTTACTAACCCGATATCATGAACCAAATCAGTTGGTGTATACTTAGATTATTGAACTGCAACCTTGGAAACAGAGAATAAATGTTGGAAATCATATAAAAGATGCCTGCTAGATTTAGGATATCAAGATGATATGTAATTAGGATGAGTTGCTAATGCACATACATTTAGCTTGACTATATGTTCATCGTGTAATCATTATTACAATGTCATTTTGAATTGTTTAGAAAGTGTCATTGACGTAAATTTTCATGTTGCTATGTTATTCTGATCCTCTTTTGTGAACCTCTGGACAACAAGTTTCTTGTCTCTTTTATTCAAAGCTACAATTTTCATTTCACTACAGAAATATTCTAGTAAGCTAGCGAACATccgagatttgagatcactaacaTACAAAGTCAAGGATCTTGATGCAAAGCTTGGGCCGCTGAAAGTTTGTGCAACAAACGAAGTTGATGTAGCCACAAAGACTGCAGGAAAGCTTCAAATTTTGGAAGCTAGTGACACCAACAAGGTTACAGAAAAAGGTGCAGAAACCAGAGTCGTAGGTTTTGAAGCAAAGCCTCAATCATTAGAAGTTACCCCTACAAATAAAGACAGTATAGAAGCTGTAAAAGCTGAAATAAAGGATTTGAAGCAAAACAGCAGTCATTAGGCGTTAAATCATTTAACAAGGTTAGTAAAGAAGGTTTAAAAACCAAAGCCACAGATGTTGAAGCGAAGCCGCAATCATTAGAAAATACTATAACAAACAAAGATAGTGGAGTAGCTCCAGGAACGACAGTAAACCACCATGAAGCAAGGCCTCCATCCTTAGAAGTTACTCCTAAAAAGGTTAGTGAAGCAACAATAGAGAATTCAGTCAAGGATGTTGAAGGAAAGGTTCGACTTTCAAAAGTTAGCACAGGAGAAAACTGGTGAAGATGGCGATGGAACTTCAAACCATGGTCCTAAAACAAAGTAGAAAGCTAAAGGTACTACTTGTTGGCTAATAGTTATTACATTATATGAAGAAATCTTCTGCTGCCCATACATATAGCTGCAAGTTGACTTTTCCCCATATTCTTTCTTTTCTTGGACTTGGGTTATATTCTTACCCCTTTTTGTTAGCTATCATTCTTTTTTTAGCACAATTGTCATTACAATTTTGGGACATTAAATAGAATTTCGTAGGTGAGAATGTATTTATACGAAGTATCTATgcaattatttttctttcacgagttcattttttggttaaaatattaaaacaatccttaaaactatttcattttttaaaatataaagcaCCTATTCCAATAAGTTATTATCATTTAATTTGTGTTCAAATAATTCTATTTCAAATTTAATGTGATTAATGTTAAAGATTCTCTAGCATTTGGAAACTAGAATTTTAGAATTTGGATTTCCAAAAGTGTAAATTAAGTGGTAATCTATTTAGAAATGTAGCATTTGTAATTTCTAACACCTAGATTTGTTAGATACTTATTTGGTAATAAATTTGaaattcttaaaatatttttagatttgacaaattcatgtttttatataattttttaatatatgttGTActgaatttcaattaatttatctataatatacatattttattcttatcatttatatgataaatgaaatttaaattcaaaatttatatccTCAAATAGAGCGATAGGTTTTTTCTTCAGGTATAAATTAAAGTTAAagcttagatatatatatatatatataaattagcgGTTAAGGGTTTTTTCCTTTTGAAATAGTTGAAGGAAGTAATAAAAGTAGAAGGATTTTTCTAATATTTTTTCCTTAAGCAAGGAATATGGAGGAAGAAAATGAAAATGTGAAAAATAGAAATTTGTAATCTACTGATTtaggaaaaataaacaaaaattagaGGAAAATGGAGAATATTTCTTTCATATTTTTGTTTATTAGCAATTAACTTCAtcaaataaaccttaaaatttgAGGAAAAATAACAACAAATAGATTATATTTAACTCATTAATCACACAATTAAACAAATTCTATTAGTAAAATCatgaaaattcaaatataataatattagcaattatttttatcaaattaaacttaATGCTTAAATTAAATACTGAAATGTTAAACACGATACCTTTGAATACCAAAATACAGAACTTTTGTCAAATATAAGATCAcgtattaaacataaaaaaaaaatgtcaCACTTAAATATCAAATGATGTATTAAGCATATAACATTTTAAAGTCCAATGAAGGAGTTCCATAACAATATATTCCAATTAATGTTTAAGGAACTAATTTAAAAGAACAAAATACGTTACAAAGACAATTTAATAGaattagtttttaaataattttatattttgttaagCAAACAATTAAAGCAAATGATCTAAATAGAGTAATATGTTGAAGTAATTTGATATTCCGATTATTCTAATGCTAAAAATAACCTTACCTCTACCGAAGAAAAAATACAACTTGCTTATCATTTTccatatattgaaattttgcctTTAGGCAACAGATTTTTGAAATTAGTACAAGAAATTTTTTTCTTCGAGAGAACCCAGTGATTATTATATAGACAAAATTTTGCAACTAAACCAGTGGGTGATGTGAGTACATCTACTTTGATGCAAAAGAAGTAAAGTGTACAATCCTACGGTTCGATGTGTCAAGCAAGCACTTGAGTTGGTAAAATCTGGAATTCTACTTAATATAAAGGAACATGATTCAGCATAAAACATGAAAACGCCATAATGAGTCCAGCTATTGCATAAATGGCAAAACAAAAAACCCAATAATCAAGTTCAACCCAAGTAAATAACTTTGACAAAATTAGGTTAAGATTACTGCTAAGAAATACAACTAACCGCGGACACCCCGATTGAGACTAACCATGCGAGCTGAAGCATCCATCTGGGAACCTCTAATTCCTGAACCGGCTCTCCCAGAGTATCCGCCTGTTCCTCGCAATTGACCTGACCGATCCCTTGAAGCCCGTCCTAATGCCAATGGTCTGCCACCACCAGTATATGCAGCACGTCCAGAACTACCTTGCCTACCCTGATTGTAGGACAAGTCTGGCCACCTACTGCCGCTGCCACCAGCTGTCCCAGAAGCATATTCCTGGTTATCTCGCCGCCTTAGTGGCAGATCCAATCCACCACCACCGAATCTAGCCTCGACTGCCCTCTCATTACTCTCAGCAAGTATTGAAAGCTTTTCTGTCAACTGGAATGCCAAAGCCTGCAACCTTGAGTACTCAACATCATGGAAGATGATGCACCGTGTTGGCTGGTCCCAGCTTGCATGGAGTTCTTCATTTACCAACATCTTGCTAACAATGCTATGAATCTGGGCATCTGAGAGGTCAAACATTTTGGTCAGCTGGTCCAGGCCTAGTGTATCATAGGAAGAACAGTAGGTAAAAAGGTAAGTCCTCAGAGCCTCTTCCTTGATCTTAGCTTTCAGCATTTCAAGCACGCTCTCTCGATTCCTAAGAAGCTTCCAAACATCAAGAGAATTAATAACGTCGAAGGCCTTCTGGAAATCTCCCTTGCAGAGGGCCCGGGTTGCAGCCATTACATGGTCTCGGACATTTTCCGGGGGACCTATAAATGGCTGCCTCTCACTCACCTCAAGCAACCGCCTGAATGTCTTACTTATCACCTTGCGTTTGGCATCAAGTGAGTTGGCTGCCATGTTAGGAACCTCAAGAAGCATAGCACATATCAAATGCACAGCCTCCAGAAGCTCAAGGTTTATGTGCATATGGTAGGGCATCTGACGCCTCCTTTCCAACCTTTCCTGATAGATCCaaagtttaaaaagggtataagtccTCAAAAAATTGATGAATGTACATAGCCAATCCCTCTATTATAAGGAATAGATCAAATTAGTCCCTTCACTGTTAAATAGATCAATTTAATCCCTGTAccattaaaaagaatcaaatgatACCAATTTTCAACAAAGTTAATATTTTGAAAGCTTTTTATTGTTCTACAAATGAAATCTTTTGTTTGAACTTAAACTGCATATGAAAAAAACAATTTCATGTCATTTTTTAAATAGTAAATGCTAATTTGGCCTTACTCGATTCTTCttaatagtataatgattaaatctaTCCATTTAATAGTAAAAGAAACTAATTTGATCCAACACCTATAATAAAGGGACTCAGAAGGTATGGTACTTTCACCTCAAAAAATTATAAAGTACCATGTAAGTGCGCATGTTATCACACTGTTCAGTTGTTTGCAAATGAAGGGTATGACTTGAACGCATTTAAGTCAGAATTTCACACAACAAGGGCTCACAGATCAACATGAACATCCCACAATTATTCTTTACAATTATGCTAATAGTTAGATATATAGTAATTATTTCCAAAGTAAAAAGAACTGATCAGTGGCAAACATACTTCAATAACTAGATTTCCGAATGAATTCATTGTCTTGTAATTGTTGTTTATCCTACTGCATTCGTATCAACTTCTTAAAATATTCAAATGTCTAACAGAAACATTGTGTCAAAAGAAATATCCTTTCAATcccaacaaaaacaataccatcCAACCAACCAATTAAAAACTATTCACTAAaacttcaaataaaaaaaaaaagcatgcaAAAACCATCAAAGGCAAACAGTAAAAGACAACAAAGCTGTACAGACTTAAGGATTATCAATTAAAGCTATTGTTAATTTTGATCTGTCAAGGATTTATATTACGATCGGTACCTGTTCCGGGGTTTTCTCATGATATCGACTTTGTGAAACACCTTGTGCAAGCAATTCCTTCGCCCTCCCACCAGAATACAGTTCAGAAAGGCAGCCATGTCCTTCAGCAATTAGTCCAACACGGAAGGCACAGAGGCCAACCTGAGCCATTGCCCGGTTAAAAAGTATCTGTGTTGAAACATCCATATGCTGAATATTATCCTGTAAATGACTCATCAGCAGCAAATCACGAGCTATTGAAAACTCATCAAAAAGGGCATGATGATAAATATCACAAAGCATGGCACGGGCTTTGGTCCTCTCATCTCCACTTTTGTATATGAGTGT from Gossypium arboreum isolate Shixiya-1 chromosome 9, ASM2569848v2, whole genome shotgun sequence includes the following:
- the LOC108454758 gene encoding LOW QUALITY PROTEIN: uncharacterized protein LOC108454758 (The sequence of the model RefSeq protein was modified relative to this genomic sequence to represent the inferred CDS: deleted 2 bases in 1 codon) is translated as MMKESPFTDLPQNDVELTPDKVKDEKEGGPTFHCDLCDAEIVYTIAQAFLPGLSTACVDNTTGDVFQSPGSVAAEIRKEMVEYLMQRSVTFVAESVVLDDGLEVQASDHPYDIIAYLIDEFATTKRNLFSRVSEWLLSDKREDKIDDFSQEMEINGFWSIDKREAIVQTLLKNVDLKNEFHCDMKFYSADELAQHVPTCKYRSMTCQNEGCYAKYSISQMENHDSVCPYKMIPCEQKCSASLMRRVMDRHCITVCPMKLVNCPFYSVGCKSAIPQCKIEEHRSSDFHSHLLYILQGIHKEASVEVLRKRVEQLLQKYSSKLANIRDLRSLTYKVKDLDAKLGPLKVCATNEVDVATKTAGKLQILEASDTNKVTEKGAETRVVGFEAKPQSLEVTPTNKDSIEAVKAEIKDLKQNSSHYVKSFNKVSKEGLKTKATDVEAKPQSLENTITNKDSGVAPGTTVNHHEARPPSLEVTPKKVSEATIENSVKDVEGKVRLSKVSTGENW